One Pseudomonas lalucatii genomic window carries:
- a CDS encoding sensor histidine kinase — MPMSFSLTELILISAAYLLVLFGVAWVSEHGLIPRWIIRHPLTYTLSLGVYASAWAFYGTVGLAYQYGYGFLASYLGVSGAFLLAPVLLYPILRITRTYQLSSLADLFAFRFRSTWAGALSTVFMLIGVLPLLALQIQAVADSIGILTQEPVKDRVALAFCGLIILFTTLFGARHIATREKHEGLVFAIAFESVVKLGALAAIGLYALYGVFGGPQELERWLVQNQAALTSLHTPLQEGPWRTLLLVFFASAIVMPHMYHMTFTENLNPRAMVSASWGLPLFLLLMSLAVPLILWAGLRLGATTNPEYFTLGLGLALNSQTLALIAYVGGLSASSGLIIVTTLALSGMVLNHVVLPLYQPPSEGNIYRWLKWTRRALIFAIIMAGFGFYHLLGAEQDLANLGIVAFVATLQFLPGVLSVLYWPTANRRGFIAGLLAGIGVWVVGMLLPMVGNLQGFYLPLFNLVYVLDDSSWHFAAIGSLAANVLVFTLVSLFTEASPEEKSAAEACAVDNVRRPQRRELLALSPQEFAAQLAKPLGAKTAQREVEQALRDLHLPFDEGRPYALRRLRDRIEANLSGLMGPSVAQDIVETFLPYKAGSEKYVTEDIHFIESRLEDYHSRLTGLAAELDALRRYHRQTLQELPMGVCSLAKDQEILMWNKAMEELTEIPAQRVVGSRLATLGEPWLGLLTRFIELPDQHLHKQQLDLDGQVRWLNLHKAAIDEPLAPGNSGLVLLVEDLTETQMLEDKLVHSERLASIGRLAAGVAHEIGNPITGIACLAQNLREEREGDGELTEISAQILEQTKRVSRIVQSLMSFAHSGAHLQADEAVSLAQVAQDAIGLLALNRRSVDVQFFNLCDPEHWAEGDPQRLAQVLINLLSNARDASPPGAAIRVRSEASEHTVDLIVEDEGSGIPKAIMDRLFEPFFTTKEVGKGTGLGLALVYSIVEEHYGQITIDSPADPERQLGTRIRVTLPRHVEATSIAN; from the coding sequence ATGCCGATGAGCTTTAGCCTGACCGAACTGATCCTGATCAGCGCCGCCTACCTGCTGGTGCTGTTCGGGGTCGCCTGGGTCAGCGAACACGGCCTGATCCCGCGCTGGATCATCCGCCACCCCCTGACCTACACCCTGTCGCTGGGCGTCTACGCCAGCGCCTGGGCCTTCTACGGCACGGTGGGCCTGGCCTACCAGTACGGTTACGGCTTCCTCGCCAGCTACCTGGGGGTGTCCGGCGCCTTCCTCCTGGCGCCGGTGCTGCTCTATCCCATACTGCGCATCACCCGTACCTACCAGCTGTCGTCGCTGGCCGACCTGTTCGCCTTCCGCTTCCGCAGCACCTGGGCCGGCGCCCTGAGCACGGTGTTCATGCTGATCGGCGTGCTGCCGCTGCTGGCCCTGCAGATCCAGGCGGTGGCCGACTCCATCGGCATCCTCACCCAGGAACCGGTGAAGGACCGCGTGGCCCTGGCCTTCTGCGGCCTGATCATCCTCTTCACCACCCTGTTCGGCGCCCGCCATATCGCCACCCGCGAGAAGCACGAGGGCCTGGTGTTCGCCATCGCCTTCGAGTCGGTGGTCAAGCTCGGCGCCCTGGCCGCCATCGGCCTCTATGCGCTGTACGGCGTATTCGGCGGCCCGCAGGAGCTGGAGCGCTGGCTGGTGCAGAACCAGGCGGCGCTGACCAGCCTGCACACGCCGCTGCAGGAGGGTCCCTGGCGCACCCTGCTGCTGGTGTTCTTCGCCTCGGCCATCGTCATGCCGCACATGTACCACATGACCTTCACCGAGAACCTCAACCCGCGGGCCATGGTCAGCGCCAGCTGGGGCCTGCCGCTGTTCCTGCTGCTGATGAGCCTGGCGGTGCCGCTGATCCTCTGGGCCGGCCTGCGCCTGGGCGCGACCACCAACCCGGAGTACTTCACCCTCGGCCTGGGCCTGGCGCTGAACAGCCAGACCCTGGCGCTGATCGCCTACGTCGGCGGCCTGTCGGCCTCCAGCGGGTTGATCATCGTCACCACCCTGGCGCTGTCCGGCATGGTCCTCAACCATGTGGTGCTGCCGCTGTACCAGCCGCCGTCCGAGGGCAACATCTACCGCTGGCTGAAGTGGACGCGGCGGGCGCTGATCTTCGCCATCATCATGGCCGGCTTCGGCTTCTATCACCTGCTCGGCGCCGAGCAGGACCTGGCCAACCTGGGCATCGTCGCCTTCGTCGCCACCCTGCAGTTCCTCCCCGGGGTGCTCTCGGTGCTGTACTGGCCGACCGCCAACCGCCGCGGCTTCATCGCCGGCCTGCTGGCCGGCATCGGCGTCTGGGTGGTGGGCATGCTGCTGCCGATGGTCGGCAACCTGCAGGGCTTCTACCTGCCGCTGTTCAACCTGGTCTACGTGCTGGACGACAGCAGCTGGCACTTCGCGGCGATCGGCTCGCTGGCGGCCAACGTGCTGGTGTTCACCCTGGTGTCGCTGTTCACCGAGGCCAGCCCCGAGGAGAAGAGCGCCGCCGAGGCCTGCGCGGTGGACAACGTGCGCCGCCCGCAACGCCGCGAACTGCTGGCCCTGTCGCCCCAGGAGTTCGCCGCCCAGCTGGCCAAGCCCCTGGGCGCCAAGACCGCCCAGCGCGAGGTCGAGCAGGCCCTGCGCGACCTGCACCTGCCCTTCGACGAAGGCCGCCCCTATGCCCTGCGCCGCCTGCGCGACCGCATCGAGGCCAACCTCTCCGGCCTGATGGGCCCCAGCGTGGCCCAGGACATAGTCGAGACCTTCCTGCCCTACAAGGCCGGCAGCGAAAAATACGTCACCGAGGACATCCACTTCATCGAGAGCCGCCTGGAGGACTACCACTCGCGCCTCACCGGCCTGGCCGCGGAACTCGACGCCCTGCGTCGCTACCACCGCCAGACCCTGCAGGAACTGCCCATGGGCGTCTGCTCGCTGGCCAAGGACCAGGAGATCCTCATGTGGAACAAGGCCATGGAGGAGCTCACCGAAATCCCCGCGCAGCGCGTGGTCGGCTCGCGTCTGGCCACCCTCGGCGAGCCCTGGCTCGGCCTGCTGACGCGCTTCATCGAGCTGCCCGACCAGCACCTGCACAAGCAACAGCTGGACCTGGACGGCCAGGTGCGCTGGCTCAATCTGCACAAGGCGGCAATCGACGAGCCGCTGGCGCCGGGCAACAGCGGCCTGGTGCTGCTGGTCGAGGACCTCACCGAGACGCAGATGCTGGAAGACAAGCTGGTGCACTCCGAGCGCCTGGCCAGCATCGGCCGCCTGGCCGCCGGGGTGGCCCACGAGATCGGCAACCCCATCACCGGCATCGCCTGCCTGGCGCAGAACCTGCGCGAGGAGCGCGAAGGCGACGGCGAGCTGACCGAGATCAGCGCGCAGATCCTCGAACAGACCAAGCGGGTGTCGCGCATCGTCCAGTCGCTGATGAGCTTCGCCCACTCCGGCGCCCACCTGCAGGCCGACGAGGCGGTGTCCCTGGCCCAGGTGGCGCAGGACGCCATCGGCCTGCTGGCGCTGAACCGGCGCAGCGTCGATGTGCAGTTCTTCAACCTGTGCGACCCGGAACACTGGGCCGAAGGCGACCCGCAGCGCCTGGCCCAGGTGCTGATCAACCTGCTGTCCAACGCCCGCGACGCCTCGCCGCCGGGCGCGGCGATCCGGGTCAGGAGCGAGGCCTCCGAGCACACCGTCGACCTCATAGTCGAGGACGAGGGCAGCGGCATTCCCAAGGCGATCATGGACCGCCTGTTCGAACCCTTCTTCACCACCAAGGAGGTCGGCAAGGGCACCGGACTCGGCCTCGCGCTGGTCTATTCCATCGTGGAAGAGCATTATGGACAAATAACAATCGACAGCCCGGCCGACCCCGAGCGCCAGCTCGGCACCCGCATTCGGGTGACCCTGCCGCGGCATGTCGAGGCGACGTCCATAGCGAATTGA